In Hevea brasiliensis isolate MT/VB/25A 57/8 chromosome 13, ASM3005281v1, whole genome shotgun sequence, a single genomic region encodes these proteins:
- the LOC110651511 gene encoding TPR repeat-containing thioredoxin TDX, translating into MDAAKIADLKQFVDHCKSNPSILHDPSLTFFRTYLHSLGARIPPQTKSEKGDIDMSNSNEDFNDQRSSEEGDNIIESDIELDDSDIVEPDNDPLQKMGNPAIEVTEEKQDAAQTEKVKAMEAISEGKLGDAIVHLTEAITLNPTSAILYATRASVFVKLKKPNAAICDANAALEINPDSAKGYKVRGIARAMLGQWEEAASDLHVASKLDYDEEIALVLKKVEPNARKIQEHRRKYERLRKERELKKAERERQQRVEAQGREALSALKEGQVIGIHSASELETKLNAASRTSRLAILYFTATWCGPCRYVSPLFTNLATKYPKTVFLKVDIDDARDVAAKWNISSVPTFFFIKNGKEIDKVVGADKNGLERKIEQYAS; encoded by the exons ATGGATGCCGCTAAGATAGCAGACCTTAAGCAATTTGTTGATCACTGCAAGTCTAACCCTTCTATACTCCACGACCCATCTCTTACTTTCTTCAGAACCTATCTTCACAG CCTGGGTGCTCGAATTCCACCTCAAACTAAATCG GAGAAAGGTGATATTGACATGTCCAACTCTAATGAAGACTTTAATGACCAGAGATCAAGTGAAGAGGGTGATAACATAATAGAGTCTGACATTGAATTAGATGATAGTGACATTGTGGAACCTGACAATGATCCTCTGCAAAAG ATGGGAAACCCTGCAATTGAAGTTACAGAAGAAAAGCAGGATGCTGCACAAACAGAAAAAGTAAAAGCCATGGAAGCAATCTCTGAAG GCAAGCTTGGTGATGCGATAGTTCACCTAACAGAGGCTATAACGTTGAATCCCACTTCAGCAATATTATATGCAACTAGAG CTAGTGTTTTTGTTAAACTGAAGAAACCAAATGCTGCAATATGTGATGCTAATGCTGCTCTAGAG ATCAACCCGGACTCTGCTAAAGGATATAAAGTACGGGGAATAGCAAGGGCCATGCTGGGCCAATGGGAAGAAGCAGCAAGTGACCTGCATGTAGCATCAAAGTTGGATTATGATGAGGAGATTGCTTTGGTTCTAAAAAAG GTTGAACCTAATGCACGCAAAATTCAAGAGCATCGTCGAAAATATGAACGCTTGAGAAAAGAAAGGGAGCTAAAGAAAGCTGAACGGGAGAGACAACAGCGAGTTGAAGCCCAA GGACGAGAAGCTTTATCTGCTTTAAAGGAGG GGCAAGTAATAGGCATCCATTCTGCCAGTGAGTTGGAAACCAAATTGAATGCTGCTTCAAGAACATCTCGCCTTGCAATCCTGTATTTTACAGCAACATGGTGTGGGCCTTGTCGTTACGTTTCTCCTCTTTTTACAAATTTAGCTACAAAGTACCCTAAAACTGTATTCTTGAAAGTTGACATCGATGACGCTAGGGATGTGGCTGCGAAATGGAATATTAGCAGTGttcctacatttttcttcatAAAGAATGGCAAGGAGATCGACAAAGTTGTGGGTGCTGATAAAAATggacttgagaggaagattgaaCAATATGCATCCTAG